A window of Parambassis ranga chromosome 10, fParRan2.1, whole genome shotgun sequence contains these coding sequences:
- the LOC114442512 gene encoding uncharacterized protein LOC114442512 isoform X2 translates to MGKCGATRSRGLRTSSSLSCRDSNSAAGFVTLFSKQAVYSKSLSVPVHSCLLSAISPHISSSLSSKPAAPGGQSHLFEFKDLSLSTLLRIVGLVYTGEMAGEGEKEKQEAVSAAAKLGIHGLVEVTKKDCRSKTRKEVDCFEVGVQTEPQIVEVIHGSRWRREVRNGSVFLWKETQSNGGNDMQTQTEQLQINTAPPPQPTYSYETIDMDTLQSLGQKDSYAVPQIVPISLIYPPNENQACQPSSTPSASEQQSAAATGTSVTVVPVPHTSAPQSLPHFSSQMIHCAADHPNCWTSPQGAVAGEWEDAHIEQFQSNIPGFINYFLSTGQEECSRRGRAGRRRGTRVSGSRRGRTGERRARRPRARTGGMGRGAFTQTVDVQEVTVVKLHKLFLQRYGMRVPRTGQGGGAVGRKLSLKTRELLNPAKGQQRRRRSKVWEFSQSGDLLLCSEGKDGRSQHGRRLQSLMTGSTTSVPCPFPPMRDCNVHTCVSSPAIQPSPNPNLSSPATSYVSSAMSLLHTASLPPAPPPPHEDQPEHIERLLEEVMRGLNILPNSNNAARHSQRPLSPIREQQYYTNDTEAVVVDRGVGCSNSANGGAPVLQQQSEGELNQMLDHFLQSFEKHVESSNVREERETPQSSAEANQPKYKTRKNRTPHLQNTESQENAEGTSRKSRGQKKKKRTTKQYMFSLEKKKVRVRKRTLSADRKNKTVLDQIDKQLQQMPVVKLERRGLLPVERILQGHSWQSLQNKCPEKTSSSEKLSPGVSQKKEFWSRKIYPIRSRFKKAHILDSEPFLEQPPLAAKHQKKKRTPSSSEDERLPVDLELQQNQENSEEESNVQQQEESAETLRNGQKRGAELDEDTLVSKRVCLEPVTHQPTQGSCIPHPVDSASMKPEEIIDVETVFLSIVGECLQRDEQKESPVCCEIMEALDRSAAEEVESSSDEIIDVEGDNVDSETLENKGAEKDHSQATTAHCDVDIKPSVSPSLGGLSVESTRSQEEDEDIDVIGGSSPVPDPIIISWTESSETGEEDADEDVDVFEEEDRLNCSASYR, encoded by the exons ATGGGGAAATGTGGTGCTACCAGAAGCCGGGGTTTGAGGACCTCctcctcactgagctgcagagacagcaaCAGTGCAGCCGGTTTTGTGACACTCTTCTCAAAGCAGGCGGTATATTCAAAAA GTTTATCAGTGCCAGTACACAGTTGTCTTCTGTCAGCTATCAGCCCccacatctcctcctctctttcctctaaACCAGCTGCTCCTGGAGGACAGAGCCACCTTTTTGAGTTTAAGGACCTGAGTTTATCCACCCTGCTCCGCATAGTTGGACTTGTGTACACTGGAGAGAtggcaggagaaggagaaaaggaaaaacaagaggctgtttctgcagcagccaaGCTGGGCATCCACGGGCTGGTGGAGGTTACAAAAAAAGATTGTAGAAGCAAAACCAGGAAAGAAGTTGACTGTTTTGAAGTAGGAGTGCAGACAGAACCTCAGATAGTTGAGGTGATCCATGGCagcagatggaggagagaggtgaGAAATGGAAGTGTCTTTCTGTGGAAAGAGACACAATCAAACGGTGGAAATGACATGCAGACtcagacagagcagctgcagataAACACAGCTCCCCCTCCCCAACCAACCTACTCCTATGAGACTATTGATATGGATACGCTCCAGAGTTTAGGTCAGAAAGATTCATATGCTGTCCCTCAGATCGTCCCCATATCCCTCATCTACCCACCAAATGAAAACCAAGCATGCCAACCTTCCTCTACGCCTTCTGCCTCAGAGCAacaatcagcagcagccacaggcaCATCTGTCACTGTTGTGCCAGTGCCACACACATCTGCCCCTCAGTCCCTTCCTCATTTTTCCAGTCAAATGATCCACTGTGCTGCTGACCATCCAAACTGTTGGACTAGCCCTCAAGGTGCAGTGGCTGGAGAGTGGGAGGATGCACATATTGAGCAGTTTCAAAGCAACATCCCAGGATTCATCAACTACTTCCTGAGCACAGGCCAAGAGGAGTGTTCACGTAGGGGGAGAGCAGGGAGGAGACGAGGCACTCGGGTGAGCGGTAGCAGGAGAGGCAGGACGGGAGAAAGAAGAGCCAGGAGACCACGAGCACGAACGGGAGGGATGGGTCGGGGAGCGTTTACTCAGACGGTGGACGTGCAGGAGGTAACTGTGGTCAAGCTGCATAAACTTTTTCTGCAGAGGTACGGAATGAGGGTACCCAGGACTGGTCAGGGTGGAGGAGCCGTTGGGAGGAAGTTGAGCTTGAAGACCCGAGAGCTTCTCAATCCAGCCAAAGGCCAACAAAGAAGAAGGCGCAGCAAAGTGTGGGAGTTTAGCCAAAGTGGagatctgctgctctgctctgaggGAAAAGATGGTCGCAGCCAGCATGGAAGGAGGCTACAAAGTCTGATGACAGGATCAACAACATCAGTTCCTTGTCCTTTCCCTCCCATGAGAGACTGCAATGTTCATACTTGTGTCTCCAGTCCTGCTATTCAGCCTTCTCCAAACCCCAACCTGTCATCACCTGCAACCTCCTATGTGTCTTCAGCAATGTCTCTCCTCCACACAGCCTCCTTGCCTCCCGCGCCCCCTCCACCTCATGAGGACCAGCCTGAACACATTGAACGTCTCCTGGAGGAAGTCATGCGGGGGCTCAACATTTTACCAAACAGCAACAACGCCGCTCGACATTCTCAGCGACCCCTTtcaccaatcagagagcagcagtactATACTAATGACACAGAAGCCGTTGTTGTAGACAGAGGAGTCGGTTGTTCCAATTCTGCAAATGGCGGCGCACCTGTTCttcagcagcagtctgagggagAGCTGAATCAGATGCTGGACCACTTCCTTCAGTCATTTGAAAAGCATGTTGAAAGCTCTAATGtcagggaagagagagagacgccGCAAAGCTCTGCAGAGGCGAACCAGCCCAAATACAAAACAAGAAAGAATCGGACGCCTCATCTACAAAATACAGAAAGCCAG GAGAATGCTGAGGGAACATCAAGAAAATCCAGaggacaaaagaagaagaagagaacaacaaaacagtatATGTTCTCGttagagaaaaagaaagtgagGGTGAGGAAGCGGACATTGTCAGCCGACAGAAAGAACAAAACTGTTCTTGACCAAATAGATAAACAGCTACAGCAGATGCCTGTGGTAAAACTGGAAAGGAGAGGCCTGCTGCCAGTCGAAAGGATACTTCAGGGACACAGCTGGCAGAGTCTTCAAAACAAG TGTCCtgaaaaaacaagcagcagtgaGAAGCTGTCACCAGGTGTGTCACAGAAGAAAGAGTTTTGGAGCAGAAAGATTTACCCAATCAGGAGCAGATTCAAGAAAGCACACATTTTG GACTCTGAGCCCTTTCTTGAACAGCCCCCCTTAGCTGCCAAGcaccagaagaaaaaaagaactccCAGTTCTTCAGAAGATGAGAGATTGCCAGTTGACCTAGAACTGCAGCAAAATCAAGAGAACTCTGAAGAAGAATCAAATGTCCAGCAACAAGAAGAAAGTGCAGAGACATTAAGGAACGGACAAAAGAGGGGAGCGGAATTAGATGAGGACACTCTTGTGAGCAAGAGGGTTTGCCTTGAGCCAGTGACACATCAACCAACCCAAGGATCATGTATACCACACCCTGTAGATTCAGCAAGCATGAAACCTGAGGAGATAATAGATGTAGAGACTGTTTTTTTGTCCATTGTTGGAGAGTGTTTGCAAAGAGATGAACAAAAGGAAAGTCCAGTGTGCTGTGAAATCATGGAAGCTCTGGACCGTTCAGCAGCTGAAGAGGTagagagcagctctgatgaGATCATTGATGTGGAAGGAGACAATGTGGACTCAGAGACTCTGGAGAACAAAGGagcagaaaaggaccacagccAGGCCACAACAGCACATTGTGATGTTGACATTAAGCCTTCAGTTTCACCTTCACTTGGTGGGTTGAGTGTGGAGTCAACACGAAGCCAGGAAGAAGACGAGGACATCGATGTGATCGGAGGTTCCAGTCCCGTCCCTGATCCGATCATCATCAGCTGGACTGAATCTTCAGAAACTGGGGAAGAGGATGCGGATGAGGATGTTGACGTTtttgaagaagaagacagactgAACTGCT CTGCAAGTTACAGGTGA
- the LOC114442512 gene encoding uncharacterized protein LOC114442512 isoform X3: protein MWCYQKPGFEDLLLTELQRQQQCSRFCDTLLKAGGLSVPVHSCLLSAISPHISSSLSSKPAAPGGQSHLFEFKDLSLSTLLRIVGLVYTGEMAGEGEKEKQEAVSAAAKLGIHGLVEVTKKDCRSKTRKEVDCFEVGVQTEPQIVEVIHGSRWRREVRNGSVFLWKETQSNGGNDMQTQTEQLQINTAPPPQPTYSYETIDMDTLQSLGQKDSYAVPQIVPISLIYPPNENQACQPSSTPSASEQQSAAATGTSVTVVPVPHTSAPQSLPHFSSQMIHCAADHPNCWTSPQGAVAGEWEDAHIEQFQSNIPGFINYFLSTGQEECSRRGRAGRRRGTRVSGSRRGRTGERRARRPRARTGGMGRGAFTQTVDVQEVTVVKLHKLFLQRYGMRVPRTGQGGGAVGRKLSLKTRELLNPAKGQQRRRRSKVWEFSQSGDLLLCSEGKDGRSQHGRRLQSLMTGSTTSVPCPFPPMRDCNVHTCVSSPAIQPSPNPNLSSPATSYVSSAMSLLHTASLPPAPPPPHEDQPEHIERLLEEVMRGLNILPNSNNAARHSQRPLSPIREQQYYTNDTEAVVVDRGVGCSNSANGGAPVLQQQSEGELNQMLDHFLQSFEKHVESSNVREERETPQSSAEANQPKYKTRKNRTPHLQNTESQENAEGTSRKSRGQKKKKRTTKQYMFSLEKKKVRVRKRTLSADRKNKTVLDQIDKQLQQMPVVKLERRGLLPVERILQGHSWQSLQNKCPEKTSSSEKLSPGVSQKKEFWSRKIYPIRSRFKKAHILDSEPFLEQPPLAAKHQKKKRTPSSSEDERLPVDLELQQNQENSEEESNVQQQEESAETLRNGQKRGAELDEDTLVSKRVCLEPVTHQPTQGSCIPHPVDSASMKPEEIIDVETVFLSIVGECLQRDEQKESPVCCEIMEALDRSAAEEVESSSDEIIDVEGDNVDSETLENKGAEKDHSQATTAHCDVDIKPSVSPSLGGLSVESTRSQEEDEDIDVIGGSSPVPDPIIISWTESSETGEEDADEDVDVFEEEDRLNCCEQKHREL from the exons ATGTGGTGCTACCAGAAGCCGGGGTTTGAGGACCTCctcctcactgagctgcagagacagcaaCAGTGCAGCCGGTTTTGTGACACTCTTCTCAAAGCAGGCG GTTTATCAGTGCCAGTACACAGTTGTCTTCTGTCAGCTATCAGCCCccacatctcctcctctctttcctctaaACCAGCTGCTCCTGGAGGACAGAGCCACCTTTTTGAGTTTAAGGACCTGAGTTTATCCACCCTGCTCCGCATAGTTGGACTTGTGTACACTGGAGAGAtggcaggagaaggagaaaaggaaaaacaagaggctgtttctgcagcagccaaGCTGGGCATCCACGGGCTGGTGGAGGTTACAAAAAAAGATTGTAGAAGCAAAACCAGGAAAGAAGTTGACTGTTTTGAAGTAGGAGTGCAGACAGAACCTCAGATAGTTGAGGTGATCCATGGCagcagatggaggagagaggtgaGAAATGGAAGTGTCTTTCTGTGGAAAGAGACACAATCAAACGGTGGAAATGACATGCAGACtcagacagagcagctgcagataAACACAGCTCCCCCTCCCCAACCAACCTACTCCTATGAGACTATTGATATGGATACGCTCCAGAGTTTAGGTCAGAAAGATTCATATGCTGTCCCTCAGATCGTCCCCATATCCCTCATCTACCCACCAAATGAAAACCAAGCATGCCAACCTTCCTCTACGCCTTCTGCCTCAGAGCAacaatcagcagcagccacaggcaCATCTGTCACTGTTGTGCCAGTGCCACACACATCTGCCCCTCAGTCCCTTCCTCATTTTTCCAGTCAAATGATCCACTGTGCTGCTGACCATCCAAACTGTTGGACTAGCCCTCAAGGTGCAGTGGCTGGAGAGTGGGAGGATGCACATATTGAGCAGTTTCAAAGCAACATCCCAGGATTCATCAACTACTTCCTGAGCACAGGCCAAGAGGAGTGTTCACGTAGGGGGAGAGCAGGGAGGAGACGAGGCACTCGGGTGAGCGGTAGCAGGAGAGGCAGGACGGGAGAAAGAAGAGCCAGGAGACCACGAGCACGAACGGGAGGGATGGGTCGGGGAGCGTTTACTCAGACGGTGGACGTGCAGGAGGTAACTGTGGTCAAGCTGCATAAACTTTTTCTGCAGAGGTACGGAATGAGGGTACCCAGGACTGGTCAGGGTGGAGGAGCCGTTGGGAGGAAGTTGAGCTTGAAGACCCGAGAGCTTCTCAATCCAGCCAAAGGCCAACAAAGAAGAAGGCGCAGCAAAGTGTGGGAGTTTAGCCAAAGTGGagatctgctgctctgctctgaggGAAAAGATGGTCGCAGCCAGCATGGAAGGAGGCTACAAAGTCTGATGACAGGATCAACAACATCAGTTCCTTGTCCTTTCCCTCCCATGAGAGACTGCAATGTTCATACTTGTGTCTCCAGTCCTGCTATTCAGCCTTCTCCAAACCCCAACCTGTCATCACCTGCAACCTCCTATGTGTCTTCAGCAATGTCTCTCCTCCACACAGCCTCCTTGCCTCCCGCGCCCCCTCCACCTCATGAGGACCAGCCTGAACACATTGAACGTCTCCTGGAGGAAGTCATGCGGGGGCTCAACATTTTACCAAACAGCAACAACGCCGCTCGACATTCTCAGCGACCCCTTtcaccaatcagagagcagcagtactATACTAATGACACAGAAGCCGTTGTTGTAGACAGAGGAGTCGGTTGTTCCAATTCTGCAAATGGCGGCGCACCTGTTCttcagcagcagtctgagggagAGCTGAATCAGATGCTGGACCACTTCCTTCAGTCATTTGAAAAGCATGTTGAAAGCTCTAATGtcagggaagagagagagacgccGCAAAGCTCTGCAGAGGCGAACCAGCCCAAATACAAAACAAGAAAGAATCGGACGCCTCATCTACAAAATACAGAAAGCCAG GAGAATGCTGAGGGAACATCAAGAAAATCCAGaggacaaaagaagaagaagagaacaacaaaacagtatATGTTCTCGttagagaaaaagaaagtgagGGTGAGGAAGCGGACATTGTCAGCCGACAGAAAGAACAAAACTGTTCTTGACCAAATAGATAAACAGCTACAGCAGATGCCTGTGGTAAAACTGGAAAGGAGAGGCCTGCTGCCAGTCGAAAGGATACTTCAGGGACACAGCTGGCAGAGTCTTCAAAACAAG TGTCCtgaaaaaacaagcagcagtgaGAAGCTGTCACCAGGTGTGTCACAGAAGAAAGAGTTTTGGAGCAGAAAGATTTACCCAATCAGGAGCAGATTCAAGAAAGCACACATTTTG GACTCTGAGCCCTTTCTTGAACAGCCCCCCTTAGCTGCCAAGcaccagaagaaaaaaagaactccCAGTTCTTCAGAAGATGAGAGATTGCCAGTTGACCTAGAACTGCAGCAAAATCAAGAGAACTCTGAAGAAGAATCAAATGTCCAGCAACAAGAAGAAAGTGCAGAGACATTAAGGAACGGACAAAAGAGGGGAGCGGAATTAGATGAGGACACTCTTGTGAGCAAGAGGGTTTGCCTTGAGCCAGTGACACATCAACCAACCCAAGGATCATGTATACCACACCCTGTAGATTCAGCAAGCATGAAACCTGAGGAGATAATAGATGTAGAGACTGTTTTTTTGTCCATTGTTGGAGAGTGTTTGCAAAGAGATGAACAAAAGGAAAGTCCAGTGTGCTGTGAAATCATGGAAGCTCTGGACCGTTCAGCAGCTGAAGAGGTagagagcagctctgatgaGATCATTGATGTGGAAGGAGACAATGTGGACTCAGAGACTCTGGAGAACAAAGGagcagaaaaggaccacagccAGGCCACAACAGCACATTGTGATGTTGACATTAAGCCTTCAGTTTCACCTTCACTTGGTGGGTTGAGTGTGGAGTCAACACGAAGCCAGGAAGAAGACGAGGACATCGATGTGATCGGAGGTTCCAGTCCCGTCCCTGATCCGATCATCATCAGCTGGACTGAATCTTCAGAAACTGGGGAAGAGGATGCGGATGAGGATGTTGACGTTtttgaagaagaagacagactgAACTGCTGtgagcaaaaacacagagagctgtaa
- the LOC114442512 gene encoding uncharacterized protein LOC114442512 isoform X1, translating to MGKCGATRSRGLRTSSSLSCRDSNSAAGFVTLFSKQAVYSKSLSVPVHSCLLSAISPHISSSLSSKPAAPGGQSHLFEFKDLSLSTLLRIVGLVYTGEMAGEGEKEKQEAVSAAAKLGIHGLVEVTKKDCRSKTRKEVDCFEVGVQTEPQIVEVIHGSRWRREVRNGSVFLWKETQSNGGNDMQTQTEQLQINTAPPPQPTYSYETIDMDTLQSLGQKDSYAVPQIVPISLIYPPNENQACQPSSTPSASEQQSAAATGTSVTVVPVPHTSAPQSLPHFSSQMIHCAADHPNCWTSPQGAVAGEWEDAHIEQFQSNIPGFINYFLSTGQEECSRRGRAGRRRGTRVSGSRRGRTGERRARRPRARTGGMGRGAFTQTVDVQEVTVVKLHKLFLQRYGMRVPRTGQGGGAVGRKLSLKTRELLNPAKGQQRRRRSKVWEFSQSGDLLLCSEGKDGRSQHGRRLQSLMTGSTTSVPCPFPPMRDCNVHTCVSSPAIQPSPNPNLSSPATSYVSSAMSLLHTASLPPAPPPPHEDQPEHIERLLEEVMRGLNILPNSNNAARHSQRPLSPIREQQYYTNDTEAVVVDRGVGCSNSANGGAPVLQQQSEGELNQMLDHFLQSFEKHVESSNVREERETPQSSAEANQPKYKTRKNRTPHLQNTESQENAEGTSRKSRGQKKKKRTTKQYMFSLEKKKVRVRKRTLSADRKNKTVLDQIDKQLQQMPVVKLERRGLLPVERILQGHSWQSLQNKCPEKTSSSEKLSPGVSQKKEFWSRKIYPIRSRFKKAHILDSEPFLEQPPLAAKHQKKKRTPSSSEDERLPVDLELQQNQENSEEESNVQQQEESAETLRNGQKRGAELDEDTLVSKRVCLEPVTHQPTQGSCIPHPVDSASMKPEEIIDVETVFLSIVGECLQRDEQKESPVCCEIMEALDRSAAEEVESSSDEIIDVEGDNVDSETLENKGAEKDHSQATTAHCDVDIKPSVSPSLGGLSVESTRSQEEDEDIDVIGGSSPVPDPIIISWTESSETGEEDADEDVDVFEEEDRLNCCEQKHREL from the exons ATGGGGAAATGTGGTGCTACCAGAAGCCGGGGTTTGAGGACCTCctcctcactgagctgcagagacagcaaCAGTGCAGCCGGTTTTGTGACACTCTTCTCAAAGCAGGCGGTATATTCAAAAA GTTTATCAGTGCCAGTACACAGTTGTCTTCTGTCAGCTATCAGCCCccacatctcctcctctctttcctctaaACCAGCTGCTCCTGGAGGACAGAGCCACCTTTTTGAGTTTAAGGACCTGAGTTTATCCACCCTGCTCCGCATAGTTGGACTTGTGTACACTGGAGAGAtggcaggagaaggagaaaaggaaaaacaagaggctgtttctgcagcagccaaGCTGGGCATCCACGGGCTGGTGGAGGTTACAAAAAAAGATTGTAGAAGCAAAACCAGGAAAGAAGTTGACTGTTTTGAAGTAGGAGTGCAGACAGAACCTCAGATAGTTGAGGTGATCCATGGCagcagatggaggagagaggtgaGAAATGGAAGTGTCTTTCTGTGGAAAGAGACACAATCAAACGGTGGAAATGACATGCAGACtcagacagagcagctgcagataAACACAGCTCCCCCTCCCCAACCAACCTACTCCTATGAGACTATTGATATGGATACGCTCCAGAGTTTAGGTCAGAAAGATTCATATGCTGTCCCTCAGATCGTCCCCATATCCCTCATCTACCCACCAAATGAAAACCAAGCATGCCAACCTTCCTCTACGCCTTCTGCCTCAGAGCAacaatcagcagcagccacaggcaCATCTGTCACTGTTGTGCCAGTGCCACACACATCTGCCCCTCAGTCCCTTCCTCATTTTTCCAGTCAAATGATCCACTGTGCTGCTGACCATCCAAACTGTTGGACTAGCCCTCAAGGTGCAGTGGCTGGAGAGTGGGAGGATGCACATATTGAGCAGTTTCAAAGCAACATCCCAGGATTCATCAACTACTTCCTGAGCACAGGCCAAGAGGAGTGTTCACGTAGGGGGAGAGCAGGGAGGAGACGAGGCACTCGGGTGAGCGGTAGCAGGAGAGGCAGGACGGGAGAAAGAAGAGCCAGGAGACCACGAGCACGAACGGGAGGGATGGGTCGGGGAGCGTTTACTCAGACGGTGGACGTGCAGGAGGTAACTGTGGTCAAGCTGCATAAACTTTTTCTGCAGAGGTACGGAATGAGGGTACCCAGGACTGGTCAGGGTGGAGGAGCCGTTGGGAGGAAGTTGAGCTTGAAGACCCGAGAGCTTCTCAATCCAGCCAAAGGCCAACAAAGAAGAAGGCGCAGCAAAGTGTGGGAGTTTAGCCAAAGTGGagatctgctgctctgctctgaggGAAAAGATGGTCGCAGCCAGCATGGAAGGAGGCTACAAAGTCTGATGACAGGATCAACAACATCAGTTCCTTGTCCTTTCCCTCCCATGAGAGACTGCAATGTTCATACTTGTGTCTCCAGTCCTGCTATTCAGCCTTCTCCAAACCCCAACCTGTCATCACCTGCAACCTCCTATGTGTCTTCAGCAATGTCTCTCCTCCACACAGCCTCCTTGCCTCCCGCGCCCCCTCCACCTCATGAGGACCAGCCTGAACACATTGAACGTCTCCTGGAGGAAGTCATGCGGGGGCTCAACATTTTACCAAACAGCAACAACGCCGCTCGACATTCTCAGCGACCCCTTtcaccaatcagagagcagcagtactATACTAATGACACAGAAGCCGTTGTTGTAGACAGAGGAGTCGGTTGTTCCAATTCTGCAAATGGCGGCGCACCTGTTCttcagcagcagtctgagggagAGCTGAATCAGATGCTGGACCACTTCCTTCAGTCATTTGAAAAGCATGTTGAAAGCTCTAATGtcagggaagagagagagacgccGCAAAGCTCTGCAGAGGCGAACCAGCCCAAATACAAAACAAGAAAGAATCGGACGCCTCATCTACAAAATACAGAAAGCCAG GAGAATGCTGAGGGAACATCAAGAAAATCCAGaggacaaaagaagaagaagagaacaacaaaacagtatATGTTCTCGttagagaaaaagaaagtgagGGTGAGGAAGCGGACATTGTCAGCCGACAGAAAGAACAAAACTGTTCTTGACCAAATAGATAAACAGCTACAGCAGATGCCTGTGGTAAAACTGGAAAGGAGAGGCCTGCTGCCAGTCGAAAGGATACTTCAGGGACACAGCTGGCAGAGTCTTCAAAACAAG TGTCCtgaaaaaacaagcagcagtgaGAAGCTGTCACCAGGTGTGTCACAGAAGAAAGAGTTTTGGAGCAGAAAGATTTACCCAATCAGGAGCAGATTCAAGAAAGCACACATTTTG GACTCTGAGCCCTTTCTTGAACAGCCCCCCTTAGCTGCCAAGcaccagaagaaaaaaagaactccCAGTTCTTCAGAAGATGAGAGATTGCCAGTTGACCTAGAACTGCAGCAAAATCAAGAGAACTCTGAAGAAGAATCAAATGTCCAGCAACAAGAAGAAAGTGCAGAGACATTAAGGAACGGACAAAAGAGGGGAGCGGAATTAGATGAGGACACTCTTGTGAGCAAGAGGGTTTGCCTTGAGCCAGTGACACATCAACCAACCCAAGGATCATGTATACCACACCCTGTAGATTCAGCAAGCATGAAACCTGAGGAGATAATAGATGTAGAGACTGTTTTTTTGTCCATTGTTGGAGAGTGTTTGCAAAGAGATGAACAAAAGGAAAGTCCAGTGTGCTGTGAAATCATGGAAGCTCTGGACCGTTCAGCAGCTGAAGAGGTagagagcagctctgatgaGATCATTGATGTGGAAGGAGACAATGTGGACTCAGAGACTCTGGAGAACAAAGGagcagaaaaggaccacagccAGGCCACAACAGCACATTGTGATGTTGACATTAAGCCTTCAGTTTCACCTTCACTTGGTGGGTTGAGTGTGGAGTCAACACGAAGCCAGGAAGAAGACGAGGACATCGATGTGATCGGAGGTTCCAGTCCCGTCCCTGATCCGATCATCATCAGCTGGACTGAATCTTCAGAAACTGGGGAAGAGGATGCGGATGAGGATGTTGACGTTtttgaagaagaagacagactgAACTGCTGtgagcaaaaacacagagagctgtaa